In the Culicoides brevitarsis isolate CSIRO-B50_1 unplaced genomic scaffold, AGI_CSIRO_Cbre_v1 contig_27, whole genome shotgun sequence genome, one interval contains:
- the LOC134836425 gene encoding uncharacterized protein LOC134836425, with protein MKMKKCETGFEEGNVKRRKGDDDMMMHFVWNIIFYCLTILTINVIPRTQSLDLTDIDVPQVVDVKDTVTLLCNYSMGRDKLHSVKWYKDGQEFYRYSPTESKRTFPVLGVTIVHQPHDECNRRHCSISLGQLNSYSTGVYKCEVSGDAPAFPVVYDSRNMTVYALPRLDPIVTGLGTRYEIGDYVFGNCTSDISYPKAQLYWYINDAQASPEMLFPQRESRMDIDGFSLYSRSLNLRFPVDKSRFSDSRIILKCVAKIKEFPKANRETTHMIIVPKLQVQREMSLNYRSKAFA; from the exons atgaAGATGAAAAAGTGCGAAACCGGCTTCGAGGAAGGAAATGTGAAACGGAGGAAAGGAGACGACGACATGATGATGCATTTCGTTTGGAATATAATTTTCTACTGTTTGACGATTCTCACCATAAATG TAATTCCCCGTACCCAAAGTCTCGATCTAACCGATATTGATGTGCCACAAGTAGTCGATGTGAAAGATACCGTAACGTTATTGTGTAATTATAGCATGGGAAGGGATAAATTGCATTCTGTCAAATGGTACAAAGATGGGCAGGAATTTTATCG tTATTCGCCGACAGAATCGAAACGCACATTTCCCGTTCTCGGGGTGACAATTGTGCATCAACCGCATGACGAGTGCAACAGACGACATTGCAGCATCTCGCTCGGGCAACTGAACTCGTATTCAACAGGCGTTTACAAGTGCGAGGTGTCTGGAGATGCGCCCGCCTTTCCCGTCGTTTACGATTCACGAAATATGACAGTTTATG CACTTCCGAGACTCGATCCAATCGTCACGGGACTTGGAACGCGATACGAAATCGGAGATTATGTCTTTGGGAATTGCACTTCAGACATTTCTTATCCAAAAGCGCAACTTTATTGGTACATTAATGATGCTCAA gctTCTCCTGAGATGCTGTTTCCGCAACGTGAATCCCGTATGGACATCGATGGGTTCTCGCTCTACTCGAGAAgtttaaatttgagatttcCCGTTGATAAGAGCAGATTTTCGGACTCACGCATCATCCTAAAGTGCGTGGCGAAGATTAAGGAGTTTCCGAAAGCGAATCGGGAGACAACTCACATGATAATCGTGCCTAAGCTGCAAGTGCAGAGAGAGATGTCTTTGAATTATCGGAgtaaag CTTTCGCTTAA